AAGGGAGCGCTCAGAGTCATTTCTGGCGGCTAAGCCAGGCTTCTCTCTTTTGACCTCCCTAAATCTGTCTCTTTATCTGGCTGGAAAGTGTGCCCTTTGTGCAGGGTCCCAGCCAGCACCCAGGGACAGTGTGAGTGTGCAGCCAGGCGCTCTCCAGGCCTGGGGTCACAACCTGTGTGCCTGCTCCGACTGTCTGTGCAGACCACAGACCACCGAAGCTGACAGAGCCGACGGGGTGGGGGAGGCTTGAATGAGTGCCCACCATGTGCCACCTACAGGGCTGGGCGCTCTGGGCTGTTAGGACCTTTGAGCTTAGCAACACCTCCCGGTGCCGCAGTCTGTTACCTGTGTTCACCGAGGGAAGCAGTGGGGTCAGAGTGGTTGTCACTCTGCTGAGGTCACGCAGCTAAGGTGAGGTGGAGCCCGGGAGTCTAGTCCCAGCAGGCCCACCCCAGGGCCCACGCAGGTCTTTTCTGCCACCCTGCCTTCTAGAGAAATTCAGTCGAGCTCTTTGCTCTAGAGATAGTAAAACCGAGATGGAGGGAAGTTAAATGAGTCACTCAGTGTCATCTCAGAGGTAGTGGCTGAAGCAGTTCATCTGCCACTCTGACCTGGGTGCTGCCCCAGTCTGTGCCGTGAGGCCAGAATGGGAGCCATCCGTGGGCAGCCACTGCTCTTGCTGGGTCTTGCTCAGGGATATTTAGGGGGTGAGCCGTCAGGCTGCACCAGTTCTCTTGGCCCAATCCCTCCTTCCTCCTACGGACCCTGAAACCCATTTGGGcctgcccagccccaggcctgcccTTGAGACTTTATGATTCAGTTTgtgtacctgttttttttttttgcggtacgcgggcctctcactgttgtggcctctcccattgcggagcacaggctctggacgcgcaggctcagcggccatggctcacgggcctagccgctccgcggcacgtgggatcttcccggaccggggcacaaacccgtgtcccctgcattggcaggcggactctcaaccactgcgccaccagggaagccctagttttagtACTTTTGTGTCAGGAAAGGGTCCTCACAGAACAGCCGTGGGTCCCCATTTCTCTTTGTAGAGTCCGGCTCTTTCCCAGGTCAGAGTGAACTGCCTATATTGTCACCGAGGGAAGGTACACAGGACGGAGATTCCTGTTCCCGCAGACACTCAGCTTTTAGCAGAGCTCTGTCCTTAGACTCAGCCCAGTTCTCTTCTGTACCCCAGTAGGACTGAGTGGTCTTGACTCTGCCCGCcttcccggggtggggggggtctctCTTTGTGGTCCTCCATGAGGAGAGTGTGGGAATGAGTGGGAGACAAGGCTGCCCTCGTTTCAGTGCTAACCCTGAGAGACCTCAGCCTGACCTTGACCTCTTCCCTGCCTTCCTAGTTGACATTCGAGAAATCAAGGAGATCCGCCCGGGGAAGACCTCACGGGACTTCGATCGCTACCAAGAGGATCCTGCTTTTCGACCGGACCAGTCACACTGCTTTGTCATCCTGTATGGAATGGAATTCCGCCTGAAGACCCTGAGCCTGCAAGGTGGGAGCTGAGGAGGTGGAGGAGTTAAGGGCAGCAGCCCCTGGCCCCAGGCTCAGCTCTTTGCCCCTTGCTCATAGCTACGTCTGAGGACGAAGTGAACATGTGGATCAAGGGCCTGGCTTGGCTGATGGAGGATACGTTGCAGGCGGCCACACCCTTGCAGATTGAGAGGTAAGAACCCCCCGCAGACGTGCTTAGGGTTGGGGCATCGGGCTCTAGGGAGCAGGGCAGGGACTCAGGCCTCTGTGCCCAGAGCCTGCCTGCTGGTCTCCTCCCTAAGCCTGGGCCTCACTTCGGGCTTCTCTCCCTCCAGGTGGCTGCGGAAGCAGTTCTACTCAGTGGACCGGAATCGTGAGGATCGGTGGGTCCTGCGCTGTGGCTCTAGCCCAGCAGGGTGGGTTGGGGCCGCCAGAGCAATAGCCCACCTCCAGGCAGCTGACTGGAGAACCGGAGGACCTGCCTCAAGCAGGGTGGGCAGGTGGTTCTGGCACAAGGAGCTTCCTGCAGAAAGCCCTCTGATGGCCTTGTGCGAGCTGGCAGGAGAGGCCAGGGACGATAAGCCACGTGCCCTGCCACTGTGGGCAGAGATAGGCGGTATAGAACTGGCTCTGGGTGTCCTgtagtttgtgtgtgtggggggggtgctTTGAAGCTCACGGCTTTGAGGCCATGGTGTGACTACCAGAGGGGCTACAGAGAGGTTCAGGACAAAAGCTGGGTGATGCATGATGAGGACCGTTGACTGGGAGAGAGGTGGACACCACGGAGGGTGTTGAAGAGAAACATGACGTGACCCGGGTTCAGTTGTGCAGAACTGCTAGCTGCGCTTGGAGGGTCCAGGGCAGGTGGAGTGGAGAACTCAGGGAGCAACTCCAACGCTCTGGGTGAAGAAGACTGGGTCAGGGTGGGGTATTAGGAAGGGGTTGGATTTTGGCTAGGCTGTATTTTGAAGATAGAGCCCAATAGCATTTCCTAACAGATTGATTTTGGGGTGAGAGAGAGTTGAGGTTTACGGTAAAAAGCTTTTTGGCGTGAGCATCTGGAAAGGTGGAGTTGCCATTGactgagatggggaaggctgTGGGAGGTGCACACTTGAGTGGGTGAAGTtctgtgatgcccttagatgtTCAGGTAGAGATGTTGAGCAGGCAGGTGTGTAGAACGAGTTCAGGGGAGAAGTTGGGCTGGAGCTGGAACCTGAGGAGCACATAGGTGATATGGAAGGCCACGAGGCTGGTGATGCCTGGGGGTAACCTTggcaagaaaagggaaggaggctgGTGGCTGATCCCAGGCCCATGCTGCCTCAacactggggactggggaggtgaggagaggagcCAGCCAAGGGAAGTGGCTGCTCTAGAGTTAAGAGGAAAATCGGAGGGTGTAGAGCCCTGGAAGCCCAGGGAAGAGGGGGTGGTCAGCTGTGCCCGGCCTTGTCACGTGTGGGGAAGACTGAGAGGTGCTCCTTGGACTCGACAGCACAGAGGTCGTTGGTGACCTTGAGGCAGGCAGTGGACAGTGGGGATGGGGTTCAGGAaatgaaaggagcctgggtctctCCTTTAAGGCACTGCTGTGAAGAGGAGCAGAGAAGGGGCAGTGGCTGGAGAGGAAGCAGGGCAGACAGGTGTTTGGGGGGGAGTGGTAACAATCTGCGTGTAATGCTGATGGCAAGGAGTCCACAGAAGGAAAGCTTGATGACGCAGCAAGTTTCCTAACCTGCCGAGTGAGGACCCTGACGGCCCCACCCCCGGTGACTGAGACCAGGCAAGCGCTTGCTGAACAGCACTGGCTGATAGATAGCAGGActgcccagggcagggctggactCCTCAGGGAGTTTTGGTGCTGCCTGCCAGGCCCTTGGGCAAGAGAAGGAGGGGTGCCCACATTCCCCTCCCTGCCACCACCTCCCAGGAAAGAAGGCCTCCCTCTCCCAATTGTGTTCATCCTGTTGCCAGGCCCAGCATTGTCCTCTGCCCCATTCTTGGGCAGGGGTGCTTCCCTGTCAGACCCCGGGAGTGTGCTCCATTGCCAGCAGTGGTATTGGGCTAAGAAGgatcttccccctcctcccctcggAGGCCCTGACTCCCAGGGGCAGTGGGCGGGAGTCCTGTGAGCTGCCTGCCCCTCTCGGGGAGTTTGAGAATGAGGTGGAAGGAGCCTGGAGGTCCCGCAGTAGTGGCTGCCTCTCTCTGTCCTTGGGAGAGCTGAGGGCCCAGACGTGTGGGCTGAGCGGTGCTGGTGGGAGGGCGGCCCGAAGATGGGCTCCCCTTGCCCCGCCCTGACCCACTTTACTGAGGCTGGTGACCCCTCCTTGCCAGAATCCTACACTTTCCTTTGCTCAGCTGAGGAGACCAAGGcccagagaaaaggaagggaCTTCCTTTGGTTACCCCATGGTTCTGAGCCAGCCTCACTGTCAGGACTGCAAGTCCCAGAGTAGTGTTGTTTACCTGTTCAGCCCCAGGTGGACTCAGCCCACAGGTCAGAGGTCGTGAGAGGTGGGGTGAGGCCACTGGCGATGTCCTTGTTTCCTCAGTATATCAGCCAAGGACCTGAAGAACATGCTGTCCCAGGTCAACTACCGGGTCCCCAACATGCGTTTCCTCCGAGAGCGGCTGACGGTAAGGGCCGGTGGGCCGTCTGCAGGCGGGTGGGGAGGCTGGCTGCCCCAGGCCCTGCGGGAGGCCTGACCGGAAGTGCCGCTCTGCCTCGCAGGACCTGGAGCAGCGCACCAGCGACATCACCTACGGGCAGTTTGCTCAGCTGTACCGCAGCCTTATGTACAGCGCCCAGAAGACGGTGCATGAGCCACCTACCCCCACCGCCCCTACCCtgctctcccaccccagccccgctTGCCTCAGCCCTGCTGCCCTGCTTGGGGGCGATTGGGTGCCATTTCTCCAGTTCTTCTCCTCGTGAGACCTGCCCCTTTCTGTTGCCCCAGCCTTTCTTCCTGAGAGCCCCTTCCCTACGTGGCCTCCCAGGGGCTCTCATGCTGACCTGGTTCTGTCTCCTGCAGATGGACCTCCCCTTCCTGGAAGCCAGTGCCCTGAGGTTTGGTTTGAGTTGGGGAGGTGGGGTTCTCCGTGGGCCCCTTTGTCCCTCGCCTGGTTGATTCCCGATGCAGGTGGGAGGCAGCGGGAGCAGGGGAGCCCTGCTGGCCCATTCCGGGCGGCTGTGCTGGCCGGGCGCTGGGCCCTGCCTTCCCGGGTGCCCCTCATTGTCTGTGGCCCACGCTAGCCAGCGGCCGCCAGGCATTTCCCTTCTCTTCCGCAGGGCGGGGGAGCGGCCGGAGCTCTGCCGGGTGTCCCTTCCTGAGTTCCAGCAGTTCCTCCTCGAGTACCAGGGGGTAGGATTGGGCTGGGGTTGGGCCAGGGTGCTGGCTGAGAGGGGCTGGGCTCACCACGGGATGGAGGCCCCTCACatgccccaccctcccacccatcAGGAGCTATGGGCTGTCGACCGGCTCCAGGTGCAGGAGTTCATGCTCAGCTTCCTTCGAGACCCCTTGCGAGAGATCGAGGAGCCTTACTTCTTCCTGGATGAGGTgagccctgcccctcaccctccATCGGGGAATCAGGGAGCAGACGGGCCCACGGGAGCCCGGCCAGGTCCCTCCCGCAGTCCATCGTGCCCCCGACCTGGATTGAGCACTCTCTCCCGTGTCACCCTGTGCTgtggcccagggcaggggctcaTCCTCTCTTCTCTCCGCATTTGCTCCTGGGCAGTTCGTCACCTTCCTGTTCTCCAAGGAGAACAGCATATGGAATTCGCAGCTGGACGCCGTGTGCCCCGACACCATGAACAACCCCCTGTCCCACTACTGGATCTCCTCCTCGCACAACACGTGAGTGGCTCCCTTGGCCCACACCCGACCCCGGGAGGTGGGTCTTGCCTGACCACCTCGCCCTGCTTCCCTGTCCAGGTACCTGACCGGGGACCAGTTTTCCAGCGAGTCCTCCCTGGAAGCCTACGCCCGCTGCCTGCGGATGGGCTGCCGCTGCATCGAGTGTGCGTGGGGGCTAGgttgggcgggggggcgggggggaggcctGCCCGCTTGACTCTGGTCACCTTGCTTGCTCCCCAGTGGACTGCTGGGATGGTCCAGACGGGATGCCAGTCATTTACCACGGACACACCCTGACCACCAAGATCAAGTTCTCAGACGTCCTGCACACCATCAAGGAGCACGCCTTTGTGGCCTCAGAGTGAGTGGCGTGGCTCGGCTCCAGCTCTCCTGGGTCCCCTTGAATGTGCTaccccctccctgccttccaccTCCTGCCACCTGCTGGAGCCCACCCTTCCCGAGCCATTCACTTCCTGCACGCTTGGCCCACCTGCTCACTCCATGGGTCTTTCTCAGCCTGTGGAACACAGTCAAGCTTTTCTCATCCTCAAAAATTAATTCCTTAACCCTGGGCTCACAAGGCCATTGTCCTGCCAGTTCCTTTCCCGTCACAATCCGGAGAATTGTCTGTGCTCCTTGTCTCTCACTCTGCAGTTCCTATTGTTCCCCACAACACGTGGTCACTAGTCTCTCCCACCTCACTGAGGGGGTCACTGGGGTCCCCCAGTAGCTAAATTTGGAGGCTGCTTGTCACCTCTCCTGACCTTGGGTGTAGGATGTCTCTCCTTGCTGATGGGGCAGCCTCCATGATGAGATCAACTCTGGGGACACCTGCCTGCAACAGTCCCAGCCGTTGGTTTCTGCTGCACCCAAAAGTGCCTCTCTAGACCCCTCTCCTACCCCCCACAGTGGCCAGGGCCTGCCTCTTCTCTGGGGTGACTACCCTCTAGAAGGGACCTTGGGCCTGAGGCTCCTAACACCTCACTCTGTGAGGGTCTGAGCCGTGACTCCTCGGAATTGCAGGATCTGTGTTACGCACTGGTCCCCCACCCTGCAGGTACCCGGTCATCTTGTCCATCGAGGACCATTGCAGCATCGCCCAGCAGAGGAACATGGCCCAGTACTTCAAGAAGGTGCTCGGGGACACACTCCTCACCAAGCCCGTGGACATTGCTGCTGACGGGCTCCCCTCACCCAGCCAGCTCAAGAGGAAGATCCTCATCAAGGTAGGGCTTTGGGGGCCCCACTCCTCCGCTCCAGCTGTGGGTCCAGGCCTGGGTGAGGAGGTGGggctctgggcctgggcctgggaagCCATGTCGTGGCCTGTCCCACACAGCACAAGAAGCTGGCTGAGGGCAGTGCCTATGAAGAGGTGCCTACGTCCGTGATGTACTCTGAGAACGACATCAGCAACTCCATCAAGAACGGCATCCTCTACCTGGAGGACCCCGTGAATCACGTGAGCGCTGGGCCTGGCTGGGCCTGAGGGGCAGGGTGGTGAGAGCGCTCTGTTCACAGGCCTCGCTCCCGCCTCTTCCAGGAGTGGTATCCCCACTACTTCGTTCTGACCAGTAGCAAGATCTACTACTCCGAGGAGACCAGCAGTGACCAGGGcaacgaggacgaggaggagccCAAGGAGGTGAGGGGCTGGCCCAGGGCCGGGGGCCGGGCTGGGGTCAGAGTCACCGAGTGTCTCTGCTGTCGCCCTCTGCCTTGCAGGCCAGTGGCAGCACAGAGCTGCACTCCAACGAGAAGTGGTTTCACGGGAAGCTCGGGGCAGGACGGGATGGGCGGCACATTGCCGAGCGCCTGCTCACAGAGTACTGCATCGAGACCGGGGCCCCCGACGGCTCCTTCCTCGTGCGCGAGAGCGAGACCTTCGTGGGCGACTACACCCTCTCCTTCTGGTAACCCTCCCAGCGCGTGCACACGTGGATCCGACGCCGGCAGGGGAGGCCAGGTCCCACAGTGCGTCACGCGCACACACGCTTGCAGTTAGCGCGGAGCCCCTAGAGGGCCGCCCCCACCTGAGCCGTCCTCAGGGTGTCTCCTGCTTGAGGCCTGGTGCCTCGCCGCGGGTGGAGCGTGGCGTGTGGCCCGGCCTGCTGCTCACTGCCTCCCCGTGTCCCCTCAGGCGGAACGGCAAAGTCCAGCACTGCAGGATCCACTCCCGGCAGGACGCAGGGACCCCCAAGTTCTTCCTGACTGACAACCTCGTCTTCGACTCACTCTATGACCTCATCACACACTACCAGCAGGTGCCCCTGCGCTGCAACGAATTTGAGATGCGCCTCTCAGAACCCGTCCCGCAGACCAACGCCCACGAGAGCAAAGagtgagggaggggatggggacggggcaGGAACCCGGGGGTGGTGGCCGGGTCTGACTCGGGCCTGTCCACAGGTGGTACCACGCGAGCCTGACCAGAGCGCAGGCCGAGCACATGCTGATGCGCGTCCCCCGGGACGGGGCCTTCCTGGTGCGGAAACGGAATGAGCCCAACTCCTACGCCATCTCCTTCCGGTGAGGGGGTCCCCCTGGGGTCTGGGGCGGTGCGGGCACGCCTGGTCTGGGCTGCCCTGACCCTGTGTGGCTGTTCGGTCCCTGTCAGGGCTGAGGGCAAGATCAAGCACTGCCGCGTCCAGCAGGAGGGCCAGACCGTGATGCTGGGCAACTCAGAGTTCGACAGCCTCGTGGACCTCGTCAGCTACTACGAGAAGCATCCCCTGTACCGCAAGATGAAGCTACGCTATCCCATCAACGAGGAGGCGCTGGAGAAGATCGGCACAGCGGTGAGAGCCTGGGAGGCAGGGCGGGGCAGGCCGCACCTGACGGTCCCGGGGTGCTGTGGATGTGGGGAGCAGAGAGGCCCGGGGGCCGCGGGGCTGCTGGGAGGGCCAGCTAGCCCAGCTGGAGCCAGGAAGGCATCCTGGAGGGAGTGGCCTCTGAGTGGCATCTACAAGGACAGGCACAAGCTGGCCGGGTGAAGAGGTGGGGGCAGGCGTCCAGCAGAGATCCCCGTGGGCCAGGATGTGGGGTGCGGAGGTCCTAGGGCTCACACGGGGAGAGGGTCTGCCCGGGGCTGGGCACAGACCAGACTCTGTCCCCAGGGCAGGGGCGCATAGGCTACAGAGGCGCGGCTGTGGAGGGAGACCAGTGAGGGAGGAAGGCAGGGCTGTGGGGCGGGGCCCCAAGGGCTCTGGGCCAGGGGTGTGGccctggggaagaggaaggggtcCAGCGCAGAAGGTCCACTTGAGACTCTTGTCCTTGGACCTGGGTGGCCTAGGCGCGGGCTGCCGCCTGCTGAGGCTGGGGTGTGAGAGAAGTGTGCTGGGGGCCTGCGGCAGGCGCAGGGGGGCTTCAGGAACCGAGACTTTGGAGCCGTGGGCGCAAGGGCAGAGAGAGGATGGGTGAGGCCAGGCCCCTGAGGTTGGGGGACCCTGGCGGACCAGGTGTGTGAAGGCAGCAGACTTGGTCCGGTGAGGAGGGGTGGGGACACGGAAGCCAGCAGCCTCTTTCCCCTCTGGGCGTTAACAAAGCCCCTTCTGTCCCGTTTCCAGGAGCCCGACTATGGGGCCCTGTATGAGGGCCGCAACCCCGGCTTCTACGTGGAGGCGAACCCCATGCCGACTTTCAAGGTGCAGCCTCGGGCTCTGGGCGCAGGCAGCTGGGGAGCATCTCCAGCTGCCTGGGGCTTGCATTCTCTGCTCAGGGCCACCTGCGGTCTTTGGGGAGAAGTGGTGTTGTGGTCTTCCGAGGCCAGAGAGGGGGTGAGAGGTGTGCGGTTGGTGTACGACCGCGTCTCTCCCGGCGccgacccctccccagccctgttcCTGGGGGTCCGCACCGCACCCTTCCAGACTACTCCCTGGGTGACCCCTGTTTTCTCCCtgggggcagtggggtgggggtggggcacgcTGGCCAGAAGACGGtgttctctgcccctccctccctccccttatgGAGCTCTGTCAGGGCTTTTTTCTAAGGGGTAAGGAGCTGTGCCCTTTTCCTCACCCGCTTTCCTCAGCAGCCATGGAGCCTGGGAGAAGATTCCTTCTcctactttgcagatgaggaatgaTGGGGTCCCAGGCACACTGCAAGCCTTCCGGTCCCAGAGGAGGCACTCAGCACCCGCAGACACTCCCCTCCTAGCCTCCTGGCCTGGCTCCTGGGGCCCCGGGCAGGGGCTTGCAAGGTTCTCCCTGGACCCTGAGGAGCTTCCCTGGCAGAGGCCCTGCTCTCCTGTTCCATCTGCCCTGGAGCCTCCCACAGGCCCGGGCTGAGGACGGTAGTGAGGCTGGGTCACTGGCGGTGGCGCCTGAGCCCCAGCTGGGCAGCCCCAGCGCATGTGCATGCGGCCACAGGTCAGGAGAGGAGGCGGAGGGCCTGTCTGCTTTGACCGGTGATTCTCTTCCCTGCAGTGCGCCGTCAAAGCTCTCTTCGACTacaaggcccagagagaggacGAGCTGACTTTCACCAAGAGCGCCATCATCCAGAACgtggagaagcaggaaggaggcTGGTGAGCCAGCTGAGAGCCCGTGGTGCGGGGCCAGGCATCCTGGGTGCCGGCGGCGTGGACAGTGAGAGGGGCTTGGGCGGCACGGGCCTGCACGGGCCCCGAGGTGTACCTGCAGGGCTGCCTTCCTCTGGGGGGGTTGGGGTGGCTGCTAGGGGTCAGCATGCTGCGGCTTCCCCAGGTGGCGTGGTGACTATGGTGGGAAAAAGCAGCTGTGGTTCCCGTCGAACTATGTGGAAGAGATGGTCAGCCCTGCGGCCCTGGAACCTGAGAGGGAGGTGAGACCAGAGCCCCGTTGGTGGGACGGGGCTCCCGTCCCCAGACTCCCTTCCTGTGCACACGCCGCCACGGGCAGGGTCAGCGTGCCTGTGCGTGCACAGCCCCTCAACGTGCGGTCCTGTCTGCCCCGCCGAGGCCGCGGTCTCTGATAAACGTGGGCCACGCTCGTGCATTCACACGCTCGCTTGTCAGATGTATTTCCCATGTGGGCACAGTGGGCTTGCTGACCGTCCGTGGGCTTTGCCTTCCGCAGCACTTGGACGAGAACAGCCCCCTGGGGGACTTGCTGCGGGGGGTCTTGGATGTGCCGGCTTGTCAGATAGGTGAGCCCCCAGCCCCTTCTCTGCCCCTTAGGGTCACGCAGTCCCTGGTGGCCCTGTTCAGGCCCCAAGGGAGAAAGCCAATGGCCGGACCCCTAAAGGCTGCCCTCACCCTGAGCTCTCCCCATTCCTGGATACACTCTTGACGCCCAGGCTCCCTTCTTCACCCCTGGCCTTGACCCCTGCGTGCTCGCCCTGCGCAGGCGCTGTGGAGGGTGCCACTGGCGAGCTGAAGCCCAGGGTCCTGATGGGCTGGTCCCTGGGTTGACAGAGGCTTGGGGACGGGGTGGGGATGGGCTCGCGGCCCGGAGTGGCAGCGACTTATTGCTGGTCTGCAGCGTTCTCAGCTGTGAAGCGGGCCTGGCAGAGCAGTGCTGCCTCCTCacggggtgtggggtggggactCAGGCACGTCTGTCCCCAGCTCTgcgctcctctccctccctccctcccagccatcCGTCCTGAGGGCAAGAACAACCGGCTCTTCGTCTTCTCCATCAGCATGGCATCGGTGGCACACTGGTCCCTAGATGTGGCTGCCGACTCACAGGAGGAGCTGCAGGACTGGGTGAAAAAGATCCGGGAAGTGGCCCAGACTGCGGATGCCAGGGTGAGAGCCTGCCAGTGGCCCTCAGAGCAGCGGGGCAGCCCTGGGTGGGCAGCCCCCGCCGCTAGGCAGGGATCGGAGGAAACACACGTGGTCGGCGGTATGGCATGTTGAGGGTGTGTTGAGTTTGAGGTACCTGTGGGACGTCCAAGTGGCCCTGCTCAGTGGGCTTTTGGATACCAAGGGCAGAGGTGAGAGGACAGGTCGTGGGCTGGAAGCAGGAGTGGGTGCCCAGGGGCTTAGGGATGAGGTGGTATAGGTTGGGAACCAGGTGTGTGACCTTCGAGGATGTAGGTTTCaagaaagagaggcagaggggTCTGATGCGCGGAGGGCTGCAGAGCAGACAGGCAGGGTCCGAATCTGAAAGTGCCTGTTGGAGTTGGCAGCAGCCGTGTCAGGTCGTGGTTGGGTGGGATGGCAGTGGGCATCACGGAGCGTGGAAGACAAGGGCGCAGCCTCTGCCGGGCAGGATGGTGGAAGAACGCGGAGCCCAAGCTGGGTCGGAAGGACCAGCCTCTGGAGGAGGGAGGCTCTTCCACTGAGcctggggcagaggaggaagtGCTTGCCAAGGTGTGGGAACTCCTGCTCAGTGCCACCGCAGTCatttggggtggggtggaaggCCTGCAGTACACACCTGTGGCTGCTTTGGAGAAAGGACACCCACGAGCCAAGCCGAGAGGGCTGGGTGCTGAGGATTCTGTCAGAGCAGGGCCCGGAAGGACAAGGCAGAAAGGACCAGGAGGTTGAAGGGATGGCTCCTGAGGTCTGGGCTGAGGGGAAGGAAGAGTCTGAGAATAGGAGCCCCTTCTGGAAGGAAGTGGGCCTCCAGGGGTCAGAGGACGGGATGGGGGCACTTGTGAGTGGGCCTCCGTAGCTGAAGTCTGGCCACAGCGAGTAGCAGGTGGTTGTGTTGAGTGAGTGAGGGGAACTGAGGGGTGAGGCTTCTGggccagggtgggtgggaaggacGACGGTCCTTAGGACACAGAAGGTAAGCCCGAGTCCCCAGCGAGGTCACAAGGAAATGGGGAGGCGGCCTATGTGCCTATGTGAGGGAGGCTTGGGTACTGAATGGTCACAGCATCTCTGCAGGTGCATCCAGCTCAGGGCCCTGGGGTGTCACTGGGGCCCGGTTGGTGGTGAGGATTCCACTCTCCTAAGTCTTGGAGAGCATGTGTCctcaggggcagggaggagagagtaCGTTTCTGGGGTGAGACTGGGGACAGACAGTGGGGTCTGGAAGGTGTGGGTGGGCATGCCCCAGgtggctgggggcttccctctcctggtggggggtagggaggggtccGGAGGGGTCCTGCCTGGGCTCAGGGCCTGTGTGTCACCAGCTCACTGAGGGGAAGATGATGGAGCGGAGGAAGAAGATCGCCCTGGAGCTCTCCGAGCTTGTCGTCTACTGCCGGCCTGTTCCCTTCGACGAAGAGAGTAAGGGTCTGGCCCAGGGGCAGTGCGGGGGTCTGGCCCCCAGCAGCGCCCGGGTGGGCGGGCTCTGTGAGCTCTCTCCCTGTTTGGCCCAGAGATCGGCACAGAACGCGCCTGCTACCGGGACATGTCGTCCTTCCCGGAAACCAAGGCCGAGAAGTACGTGAACAAGGCCAAAGGCAAGAAGTTCCTCCAGTACAACCGGCTGCAGCTCTCCCGCATCTACCCCAAGGGCCAGCGGCTGGACTCCTCCAATTACGACCCCTTGCCCATGTGGATCTGTGGCAGTCAGCTGGTAGCCCTCAACTTCCAAACCCCAGGTGAGGAGGTGGCCCATGGGGCGGGGTCCTGCCGGGCAGCTGGGCTGGAGTCCACTGTAACTCGGCTCTTCCAGACAAGCCTATGCAGATGAACCAGGCCCTCTTCCTGGCCGGCGGGCACTGCGGCTACGTGCTGCAGCCGAGCATCATGCGCGACGAGGCCTTCGACCCCTTTGACAAGAGCAGCCTCCGTGGGCTGGAGCCGTGCGCCATCTGCATCGAGGTGGGAAGGGGGCGCTCTGCTGGGCTCCTTCCAGCGTCCAGGCCGGGGTGCTGGTTAATGCCATGGGGCAGGGGGCACTGGACTGTCCTGGAGTTCGAGGAAGATGTAACTGTTTTCTGAGGTGGGCGTGTAGCTACCAGCCTCCCCCGTGGGGCTGGGCTCTGACCAGCACAGGCTGGAGGCAGCTGGCTAAGTGTGGACAGTGCTTGGCACTAAGGAGTCGGGCTATCCAGTAAGGCCAAGCCATGGAGAGCCACTGCCTGGCAGGAGTGGGCAGAAGACAGGCAGGAAGCTAGTGCCAGTGGTGAGCTAGCGGCCCACCGGCAGGAATCGGCTAGATGGTACTTAACTTCCTGGAACGGGGCTTGAGTGAGACGGAGGCCCCCTGCCGCCACTCGAGGTCCCGGGGCTCGCTCTGTGGTCGCACCCTTGAGGCCCCTGGTGAGCAGCCGTGATGTGGGCAGCTT
This portion of the Pseudorca crassidens isolate mPseCra1 chromosome 15, mPseCra1.hap1, whole genome shotgun sequence genome encodes:
- the PLCG1 gene encoding 1-phosphatidylinositol 4,5-bisphosphate phosphodiesterase gamma-1 isoform X1 — its product is MAGAASPCANGCGSGAPSDAEVLHLCRSLEVGTVMTLFYSKKSQRPERKTFQVKLETRQITWSRGADKIEGSIDIREIKEIRPGKTSRDFDRYQEDPAFRPDQSHCFVILYGMEFRLKTLSLQATSEDEVNMWIKGLAWLMEDTLQAATPLQIERWLRKQFYSVDRNREDRISAKDLKNMLSQVNYRVPNMRFLRERLTDLEQRTSDITYGQFAQLYRSLMYSAQKTMDLPFLEASALRAGERPELCRVSLPEFQQFLLEYQGELWAVDRLQVQEFMLSFLRDPLREIEEPYFFLDEFVTFLFSKENSIWNSQLDAVCPDTMNNPLSHYWISSSHNTYLTGDQFSSESSLEAYARCLRMGCRCIELDCWDGPDGMPVIYHGHTLTTKIKFSDVLHTIKEHAFVASEYPVILSIEDHCSIAQQRNMAQYFKKVLGDTLLTKPVDIAADGLPSPSQLKRKILIKHKKLAEGSAYEEVPTSVMYSENDISNSIKNGILYLEDPVNHEWYPHYFVLTSSKIYYSEETSSDQGNEDEEEPKEASGSTELHSNEKWFHGKLGAGRDGRHIAERLLTEYCIETGAPDGSFLVRESETFVGDYTLSFWRNGKVQHCRIHSRQDAGTPKFFLTDNLVFDSLYDLITHYQQVPLRCNEFEMRLSEPVPQTNAHESKEWYHASLTRAQAEHMLMRVPRDGAFLVRKRNEPNSYAISFRAEGKIKHCRVQQEGQTVMLGNSEFDSLVDLVSYYEKHPLYRKMKLRYPINEEALEKIGTAEPDYGALYEGRNPGFYVEANPMPTFKCAVKALFDYKAQREDELTFTKSAIIQNVEKQEGGWWRGDYGGKKQLWFPSNYVEEMVSPAALEPEREHLDENSPLGDLLRGVLDVPACQIAIRPEGKNNRLFVFSISMASVAHWSLDVAADSQEELQDWVKKIREVAQTADARLTEGKMMERRKKIALELSELVVYCRPVPFDEEKIGTERACYRDMSSFPETKAEKYVNKAKGKKFLQYNRLQLSRIYPKGQRLDSSNYDPLPMWICGSQLVALNFQTPDKPMQMNQALFLAGGHCGYVLQPSIMRDEAFDPFDKSSLRGLEPCAICIEVLGARHLPKNGRGIVCPFVEIEVAGAEYDSTKQKTEFVVDNGLNPMWPAKPFHFQISNPEFAFLRFVVYEEDMFSDQNFLAQATFPVKGLKTGYRAVPLKNNYSEDLELASLLVKVDVFPAKQENGDLSPFGGASLRERGCDASGQLFHGRAREGSFEARYQQPFEDFRISQEHLADHFDSRERRAPRRTRVNGDNRL